The following are encoded in a window of Carya illinoinensis cultivar Pawnee chromosome 15, C.illinoinensisPawnee_v1, whole genome shotgun sequence genomic DNA:
- the LOC122295640 gene encoding protein CHUP1, chloroplastic-like, with translation MNKSKRVFVAENQLEMAKKRLKGMQEKIEAKGSQVIGRLMLLQEQVSSFKNDDISFRDTMVEKKLESVKNVGLEVAEMKRMNKELELEKRELAIELIVAKARIAALSKMTEDKIMAKAKEELSSLKHANEELQDQVERLQKNRFDMVEELVYQRWIHTCLRFEIQNHQNKSIKTSKCDSSKPSSQESHEKTKPLMSDPRFDSISSDTSAESDEIYSSTTYDSSSSSQRSSADRLGVTSSIKRWGRSKDDRTSRGDSLSRSGLIRRFFMSVVPSKQPMLRKTGDSLVITLSKKLELQDSNKSVETQTFQRTRRVSFNDSVKSMEYSTYLDMPKSNEEISDGKKNYALRSKFEGEKHESSYATLATVMDGHSSSPAGECIKKRINPHGGNRTEISHGDELLHSRTSKVIIPSDNRVKTHLLHLVAALLFVFMLLVYFLYLSARIY, from the exons ATGAACAAATCAAAGAGGGTTTTCGTAGCAGAGAATCAACTTGAAATGGCAAAGAAGAGGTTAAAGGGAATGCAAGAGAAGATAGAAGCCAAAGGAAGCCAGGTAATAGGGCGGTTGATGTTGCTCCAAGAACAAGTTTCCAGCTTTAAGAATGATGATATCTCTTTCAGAGATACCATGGTTGAGAAGAAGCTCGAATCTGTCAAAAATGTTGGGCTTGAAGTTGCAGAAATGAAGAGGATGAACAAAGAGCTTGAGTTAGAAAAGAGGGAATTGGCAATTGAGTTGATTGTTGCCAAAGCCAGAATCGCAGCTCTTTCCAAGATGACAGAG GATAAAATTATGGCCAAGGCCAAAGAGGAATTAAGTAGTTTAAAACATGCAAATGAAGAACTTCAGGATCAAGTTGAAAGATTGCAGAAGAACAGATTCGACATGGTCGAAGAACTTGTGTACCAGCGCTGGATCCACACTTGCTTAAGGTTTGAAATCCAAAATCATCAAAACAAATCAATAAAGACCTCGAAATGTGATTCGAGCAAGCCTTCAAGCCAAGAATCTCATGAGAAAACTAAGCCATTAATGTCAGATCCCAGATTTGACAGCATTTCCTCTGACACCTCTGCCGAGAGTGACGAAATTTACAGCAGTACTACATATGATAGCTCATCAAGTAGCCAAAGAAGCAGTGCTGATAGACTTGGTGTAACTTCAAGCATTAAGAGGTGGGGGAGAAGCAAGGATGATCGGACCTCTAGAGGGGATTCTTTGAGCAGGAGTGGCCTAATTCGCAGATTTTTCATGTCAGTGGTTCCATCAAAGCAACCAATGCTAAGGAAAACAGGGGATAGTTTAGTCATCACCTTATCCAAGAAACTAGAACTGCAAGACTCCAACAAATCTGTGGAAACACAGACTTTTCAGCGCACAAGGCGTGTTTCATTTAATGATTCTGTTAAATCAATGGAGTATTCAACATATCTAGACATGCCAAAGTCAAATGAAGAGATATCGGATGGAAAGAAAAACTATGCTTTGAGGAGTAAATTTGAGGGTGAGAAACATGAATCTTCATATGCAACATTAGCAACTGTGATGGATGGCCATTCAAGCAGTCCAGCTGGGGAATGCATTAAGAAAAGAATCAATCCACATGGAGGAAACAGGACtgaaatttctcatggagacgAGCTGCTGCATTCAAGAACTTCCAAAGTGATTATTCCCAGTGATAACCGGGTTAAGACCCATCTGCTGCATCTTGTAGCTGCTCTCCTCTTTGTCTTCATGTTGCTTGTTTATTTCTTATATCTTTCTGCTAGGATTTACTAA
- the LOC122296846 gene encoding protein FAR1-RELATED SEQUENCE 5-like, with protein sequence MPFAPFVSVNHHGQSILLGAGLISSEDTETFVWLFKTWLQCMDGNAPKAIITDQDRAMKNAIAIVFPNSRHRFCLWHILKKIPEKLGSYGTYKTGMKSALMKCVYDSQCVDEFEKCWDQLLTTYNLGDNAWLQSLYVEREHWRSESMNAFFDGYVHSRTNLKEFVDQFDNALKKKIENENLADFQSFNVTIPCISRSPIEKRFQELYTIAKFKEVQHQVNGIIDLNPKLHNSVGAIKTYMVEDEVCLEEFTKLVNHSVDFSEEDAVAKCSCGLFEMRGILCRHILAVFRYNDIKFLPEIYILDRWRKDIRRRYTLIHSSYDAGEQHADSNRYTSLLNICYQMITYALGTREDTEDARNKLNAMIELYRANQEGPSMTQIGSNVDCTANDTIVGASGEVRSPRVVRGKGRPPSLRRASRMEIDMRKAKAKTKKAPAKGKRKERDGGDTQVVDKGDTPVTEVYRNLFGPSEITVSNVGHMQAIPERESVAIDITRAQSREIAIQSQESCTWMECTLLVAAFTDGVHFVEVPD encoded by the exons ATgccgtttgcaccatttgttaGTGTAAATCACCATGGGCAGTCAATTCTGTTAGGAGCAGGCTTGATTTCGAGTGAAGATACAGAGACATTTGTGTGGTTATTCAAGACATGGTTGCAATGCATGGATGGTAACGCTCCGAAGGCTATTATCACTGATCAAGATAGAGCGATGAAAAATGCAATCGCAATTGTCTTCCCAAATAGCCGGCATAGATTTTGTCTTTGGCATATACTGAAGAAAATTCCTGAGAAGCTTGGCTCTTATGGTACGTACAAAACTGGGATGAAGAGTGCAttgatgaaatgtgtatatGACTCCCAATGTGTTGATGAGTTTGAGAAATGTTGGGATCAGTTGCTTACCACTTACAACTTGGGAGATAATGCGTGGTTGCAGAGCCTATACGTTGAGCGTGAGCATTGG cgaagcgagagcatgaatgcattcTTTGACGGTTATGTACATTCTAGGACAAACTTAAAGGAGTTTGTAGACCAATTTGATAATGCATTGAAgaaaaagattgagaatgaaaatctcGCTGACTTCCAATCATTTAATGTGACAATCCCCTGTATATCTAGATCTCCGATTGAGAAGAGGTTCCAAGAGTTGTACACGATAGCTAAGTTCAAAGAAGTTCAACATCAAGTCAACGGTATCATTGACTTGAATCCAAAGTTACATAATTCTGTTGGTGCAATAAAGACATATATGGTTGAGGATGAAGTTTGTTTGGAAGAGTTCACTAAGTTGGTTAATCATTCTGTGGACTTTAGTGAGGAAGACGCAGTCGCAAAGTGCTCATGTGGCTTATTTGAGATGAGGGGGATATTGTGTCGTCACATTTTGGCCGTATTCAGGTATAATGATATTAAATTTTTGCctgaaatttatattttagatcgatggaggaaggatATTAGAAGGCGATACACATTAATCCACAGTAGCTATGATGCAGGGGAACAACACGCAGATTCGAATAGATATACCAGTCTCTTAAATATCTGTTATCAGATGATTACTTATGCATTGGGTACGAGAGAGGATACTGAGGATGCGAGAAATAAGTTAAATGCAATGATTGAGTTGTATCGTGCTAATCAAGAAGGCCCATCGATGACTCAAATTGGTTCCAATGTTGATTGTACGGCGAATGACACTATAGTCGGTGCTTCTGGGGAAGTACGTAGTCCACGTGTTGTACGAGGCAAAGGCAGACCTCCATCTTTAAGGAGAGCATCCAGGATGGAGATAGACATGCGGAAAGCTAAAGCAAAGACGAAGAAAGCACCAGCAAAGGGGAAGCGTAAAGAG cGGGATGGAGGAGATACCCAGGTCGTGGATAAAGGAGATACACCTGTGACGGAAGTATACAGAAATTTATTTGGCCCTTCTGAGATAACTGTCTCTAATGTTGGACACATGCAG GCTATTCCTGAAAGAGAAAGCGTAGCTATCGACATTACTAGAGCCCAGTCTCGAGAAATAGCTATTCAGAGTCAAGAAAGC TGCACTTGGATGGAGTGCACTTTGTTGGTAGCGGCATTTACTGATGGAGTGCACTTTGTTGAAGTTCCTGATTAG
- the LOC122295462 gene encoding oleosin-like, which yields MADRQPSSVQTQRGAPKPNSAFLRKLQDHAPNSSQLIGFLTLLISGSVLLIFTGLTVTVTALCFIFFAPLILISSPIWLPIGTILFFCIAGFLSLCGFGVAVIAALSWMYRYFRGLNPPGSDRFDYARSRIYDTASHVKDYASQYGGYAKDAAPGA from the coding sequence ATGGCCGACCGTCAGCCCAGCTCAGTTCAAACCCAGAGAGGAGCCCCAAAACCCAACTCCGCATTCCTTCGAAAACTCCAAGACCATGCGCCAAACTCCAGCCAGCTCATCGGATTCTTGACCCTTCTCATCTCCGGCTCCGTCTTGCTCATCTTCACTGGCCTCACCGTCACCGTCACTGCGCTATGTTTCATCTTCTTTGCCCCGCTGATCCTTATCTCCAGCCCCATATGGCTCCCCATCGGCACCATCCTCTTCTTCTGCATCGCTGGGTTCTTGTCCCTGTGCGGCTTTGGCGTGGCCGTCATCGCCGCCTTGTCTTGGATGTACCGATATTTCCGTGGGTTGAACCCCCCCGGTTCGGACCGATTCGACTACGCGAGGAGCCGGATCTATGACACTGCCAGCCATGTCAAGGACTATGCTAGCCAGTACGGTGGGTAtgccaaggatgcggctccaggGGCCTGA